The Palleronia sp. THAF1 genome contains the following window.
TGTACTGGGCATCCTGTTCCCCGACGTGGTGCTGGACGATTCCGATGAGATCGACGCGACCGCCGCAATCGTGGGGTTGGAGCCGGACCAGACGTTCCGACGTGCGCGCTGCTGCCAGCCGCTGCCGGGCGAACGGATCGTCGGCATTTCCTACAAGGGAGAGGGCGTGCTGATCCACGCCATCGATTGCGAGGCGCTGGCCGAAGTCGAGGATCAGCCCCAGCGATGGTTCGATATCGCGTGGCATGCGGGCAATCACCCGGCGGTGCACGATGTGACATTCGACATGACCATCGTGAACGACTCGGGCGTTCTGGGTCGGACCTGTACGCTGATCGGTCAGCAGAAGGCCAATATCTCTGACCTGGCGTTTCTGGAGCGGAGGCAGGACTTCTTCCGCGTGAAACTGGACGTCGAGTTGCGGTCTATCGAGCATCTGCATGCCGTGCGTATGGCACTGGAAGCGGAAGGCGATGTGGCGATGATAGAGCGGGTGCGCGATCCCGCGCTCTCGCCCTGATGTTCAAGCGCCGCACGCCCAGGTCCACGCTGGCGGCCTTCGGTCGGGCGCTGTGGCCCCGTGGCGGCTGGCTGCGGGCGGGGCAGTACATGGCATACCGCGTCCGTCGCCTCCCGGACCCGGCCTACAAGATCAGCCGGGGGATCGCGGCGGGTGTCTTCGTGTCGTTCACGCCATTCTTCGGGCTGCACTTCTTGTTAGCGGCGGGATTGGCGTGGATCATGGGGGGGAATCTTCTGGCGGCGCTTTTGGCGACGTTCACCGGAAATCCGATCACTTTTCCGATTATCGCTGGCCTGTCGGTGGAAATGGGCAGCTGGATGCTGGGCCGCCCCAACGCGCTGCCGTTAGGAGAGGTGTTCAACGCCTTCAGCGGCGTCTCGCTCGAATTGTGGCTGAACGCCCGCGCGATCTTCACAGACGATCTGGTTCAATGGACCCGTCTGGACTGGTTTTTTGACCGCGTTTTCCTACCCTACCTGATCGGTGGTATCGTTCCGGGCGTGATCGCTGGCGTGACCGCATACATATTGTCGCGCCCGTTGATCGCGGCTTACCAAAAGGCCCGGATCAAGCGATTGAAGACACGCTTTGCCAAGCGGCGCGAGATTGCGGAAAAGGCCATCGTGGCCCGCCGGAAGGAAACGAACATATGACCCCACCCCTGCGACTGGGCGTGAACATCGATCACGTGGCGACCGTGCGCAACGCGCGCGGTGGCGATCTGCCGGACCCTGTGCGCGCGGCCCGTATCGCCGAAGCCGCGGGGGCCGATGGCATCACGGCGCATCTGCGTGAAGACCGGCGCCACATCTCGGACGCGGATATCGAGGCGCTGATGGATGCGCTGACTTTGCCGCTGAACTTCGAAATGGCCGCGACGGATGAAATGCAGGCAATCGCTCTGCGTCATAAGCCCCACGCCGTATGCATCGTGCCCGAACGCCGGGACGAGCGGACGACCGAAGGCGGGCTGGAGGTCGCGCGCGAAGAGAACAGGCTGGCCCATTTCATCGCGCCACTGGCAGAGGCCGGGTGCCGCGTGTCGATTTTCATCGCCGCCGATCCGCGCCAGATCGAAGCGGCGGCGCGCATCGGTGCTGCGGTGGTGGAACTTCACACGGGTGCCTATTGCGATGCCTTCGCAGAGGGCCGCATGGACGACCACGCCGAAGAGCTCGCCAAGCTGACCGAAATGGCGGTTCTGGCCGACGAGTTGGGTCTGGAGGTTCACGCGGGCCACGGCCTGACCTATGACACCGTGCCCCCCATCGCCGCGCTTCCGCAGGTGGTCGAATTGAATATCGGTCACTTCCTGATCGGCGAAGCGATCTTCAAAGGGCTGGAGCCTGCGATCAAGGAGATGCGCACGGTCATGGACGGGGCGCGCGCGTGACCAAGACGATCCTGGCCTTCGGCGCCAGCAATTCGAAAGCCTCGATCAACCATCAACTGGCGCTGCGCGTGGGTGATTTGGTGGCAGCGGAACTGGGGGACGCACGCGTGACGTCGTTGCTGCTGCATGATTTCGACATGCCGGTGTATTCCATCGACCGAGAGAACGCGGACGGCATTCCCGCACCCGCGCAGGCTTTCATCGACGCGTTGGCGGCGGCGGACGGGGTGGTGATCTCCTTCGCCGAGCATAACGGATCGCTGACCGCCGCGTTCAAGAACGTCTTCGACTGGGCCAGCCGGATCGACGGCAAGGTCTATCAGGGCAAACCGCTTCTGGCGCTGGCGACCTCTCCGGGCGCGCGCGGCGGACAGTCCGTTCTGGACCACGCTGCGGCGCAGGCCCCGTTCCGGGGGGCGGCATCGGTTGAAGTGTTTTCACTGCCCAGCTTCGGCGAAACCTTCGCCGACGGGGCCGTGTTGGACGGTGAGCATGCGAAACGGCTGGCGCAGGCCGTCGCGGCGTTCGCTGAACGCGTCTAGCGCCAGTATCCCTTAATCCCGCGCGCGCAGCACCTGTGCCGGGCGGGCGGCGAGCGGACCCCATGCAAAGGCAAGCCCCGCCAGCAGCGTCAGAACAACGCCGCCTGCGATAATTGCCAGTGCCGATCCCGGCGCGAAGCGGAAGTCGGTCTCCATGATGAAGACTGACACGCCCCATCCCGCAGCCGCCCCCGCGACAGCAGCCACCAGTCCCGCCGCCAGTCCCAGAATTGCCCAACGCAGCGCGAAGCTGGTCAGAATGGTGGTGCGACTGGCGCCGACGGTCTTGAGCACGGCGGCCTCGTAGACGCGCGCGCGGGTGCCCGCCGCGGCGGCGCCGATCAGGACGACCGCGCCCGTCACAAGCGTGGCGGATGCACCATAGGTGATGGCGGCGGCCACACCGGCAAGGATGTCGGACACGCGGTCGATGGCGTCCCGCACGCGAATGGCGGTGATGTTGGGGTAGTCGCCCGCCACGTTACGCAAGATGCGGGCCTCTGCGGCTTCATCGGCGTAGACCGTTGCGATCCACGTGTGCGGTGCGCCTTGAAGTGCAGCGGGGTTCATGGCCAAGACGAAACCGATCCCGGCGGTCGAGAAATCGACTTCGCGGAACGATGTGATCTCTCCCTCGATATCGCGGCCAAGGATGTTGACGGTCAGCGTGTCGCCAAGTTCCAGGCCCAGTTCTGCGGCTTCTTCGGCGGCGAAGCTGATCTGATTGGGGCCGGTGTAATCGGGCCGCCACCAGACGCCTTCTGTCACGGTCGTATCCTCGGGCGGCAGCTCGGAATAGGTGACGCCCCGGTCGCCGCGCAGGGTCCAGTGGTCGCCCGCGACCTCTGTTGCGTCCTGCCCGTTGATCTGCGTGATGATGCCCCGCAGCATGGGCGCCGCTTCGACCTTTTCGACTTGGGTATCGTCTTCCAAAGCGCGGATGGCGTCGATCTGCGCGGGTTGAATATCGACCATGAAATAGGCGGGGGCGATGTCCGGAAGGTCGCGCTCGATTGCGGCGCGCAAGTTGGCGTCGATCTGACCGACAGCGGCCAGCACGGTCAGGCCAAGGCCCAGCGACAGAACGACCGCCGCCGCTTCGCCGGACGGTCCGCCAACGGCACCGAAGGCCGTGCGGATCGCGGTGCGACCGCGCAGGGCAGGCTGTCGAGCGACGACGCGCGCGGCGCGGCGCGTGGCCCATGCGGTGGCCAGCAAGGCAAGGAACGACGCGAGCAGACCGCCAGCGGTGTAGAGCGTCAGCATCGGGATGCCCGACAGCCACGCGGCAAGGCCGACCAGCAGGATCAGAATGGCCCCTGTCGCGAGCAGGTAGGGCAGTCGCGGCAGGCCGGAGGGCAGGCCACCGGCTTCGCGGAACAGGGCGGCGGCGCGGATGTCCTGCGCTTTCGCCAGCGGCCAGAGCGTGAAGAGCGCGGCGGCAAGGATGCCGTACAACGCGGCCTCGGCCAGTGCGGCAGGATAGAGCGACAGGGCGGCCGGCACGGGCAGACGGTCTTCGATGATGGGTGCGAAGGCGATGGGCAGCGCCGCGCCAAGGGCGACGCCAAGGACCACGGCGAGCGCCGTGACAGCGCCGATCTGGATAGCGAAGGCGGCGAACAGGGTGCGGGATTCGGCGCCAAGGGTTTTCAGCGTCGCGATGGTGGCGGTCTTGTCCACCATGTGCGCGCGGACGGCGGAGCCGACGCCGATGCCACCGACGGCCAGACCGGCAAGACCGACGAGCACGAGGAAGGCCGACAGACGCTCGACGAACTGCTGGATGCCCGGCGCGCCGTTGCGACGGTCGCGCCAGCGGTAGCCGGAGTCGGGGAGGGCTTCGGCCAGTTGCGCCTCTGCGGTGTCGAGGTCGGCTTCCGGTGGCAGGGTCAGGCGATATTCAGTCTCGTATAGCGTGCCGGGCTGGATCAGGCCGGTGCCGTCGAGGTCTGCGGTGTTCAGGAGTGTTCTGGGGCCAAGGTCAAAGCCGCCGCCTGCGTTGTCGGGCTCTGCCGCGATCCGGGCGGTCAGGCGAAAGTCCTTCTCACCCAGCCGGAAGGTGTCGCCCACGGTCAGGCCCAGCCGGTCGGCCAACACCGGGTCCATAGCGGCGCCAGGCGGGTCGCCCGCGAGCGCGTCTGGCAGCGGGCCGGGCGGGTCGAGTTGTAGATCGCCCAGCAGTGGATAGGCCGCATCGACGCCCTTCACCTGCGTCAGCGCGCGGTCCTCTCCGACGGTGACCATGGAGCGGAACTCGACGACTTCGGATACGGTGCCGAGAGCTTCGAGCGCCGCGCGCTCAGCGTCGTTGGCGAAACGGTAGGTGAACTCGACGCTCGCGTCGCCGCCCAGCAGCGTTGCGCCTTCGCGGGCGAGACCTTCCGTGATGGCTTCCCTGACCGAACCCACAGCCGCGATGGCGGCGATGCCGAGGGTCAGGCAGGCGAGGAAGACGCGGAACCCCTTCAGTCCGTTACGGAAGCCGGAGCGGAGTTCTCGGCGCGCTATGGTGATGGCGGGACTGGGGGCGCGGCCCGGCTGGGGCGCTGCCCCAGACCCCGAGGTATTTGCAGAACGATGAAGGGTCATTCGGCGGCGGCGCGGTCGGGGGCAAGGCGGCCGTCTTCAAGGCGGATCGTGCGCGAGCAGCGGGCGGCGAGGTCGGGCGCGTGGGTAACGAGGATCAGCGTCGCGCCGTGACGGTCGTTGAGGGCGAAGAGCAAGTCCATGATTGTTTCACCCGTGGGACCGTCGAGATTGCCGGTGGGCTCGTCCGCCAACAGGATTTCGGGGCGGGGGGCAGCGGCGCGGGCAAGGGCGACGCGCTGCTGTTCGCCGCCGGATAGTTCTGACGGGTAGTGGTGCTGGCGTTTTCCAAGGCCCACGGCGTCGAGTTCGGCTGCCGCGCGGTCGAAAGCGTCCGAGTGGCCCGCCAGTTCAAGCGGGGTTGCGACATTTTCGAGCGCGGTCATCGTGGGGATCAGGTGGAAGGACTGGAAGACGACTCCCATATGAGAGCGACGGAAGCGGGCCAATGCATCCTCGTTCATTGCCGTCAGGTCATGGTCGAGCGCGTGAACCGAGCCGCCCGTGGCGCGCTCCAGCCCGCCCATGACCATGAGGAGAGACGACTTGCCTGATCCCGACGGACCCACCAGCCCCACCGTTTCGCCGCGCGTCACATCCAGCGTGATGCCGCGCAGGATATCCACGGGACCGGCATTGCCGTCGAGCGTGAGGTCGGCGTCGTTCAGGGACAGGATCGTGTCGGGCATGCGCGCCTCCGTGGGTCTGGTGGCATATGGGGTGCGGGAATGGGCGCTCAAGTCGGTGGCGGCGATCTGTCTTTACGGTGGCCTTGTCGGTGCCGCGCAGGCCGAGGTGACGGTGGCCGCGCTGGGCGACTCGCTGACGCAAGGATATGGCTTGGTGCAGTCCGAAGGCTTCGTGCCGCAGCTGCAGGCGTGGCTGCGCGATCAGGGGGCCGATGTGACGGTCGTGAACGCAGGCGTGTCGGGAGACACGACGGCGGGCGGCTTGTCTCGGGTCGACTGGACTTTGACGCCCGATGTGGACGCGATGATCGTGGCGCTGGGCGGCAACGATCTGCTGCGGGGGATCGATCCGGCGAACTCCAAGGCGAACTTGAACGGTATCCTGGCGGCAGCGGATGAGGCGGGCGTGCCTGTGCTGATGATCGGGATGGAGGCGCCGGGGAACTACGGTGCCGACTACAAGGAGGCGTTCGACGGGATGTATGGCGAATTGGCCGCGGAATGGGACGTGGCGTTGGCGGAAGCGTCGTTCCTGGGCACCTTGATGGAAATCGAGGACCGCGCAGCGGCGTCGGCCCGCTACATGCAGTCCGACGGCATTCATCCGAACGCAGAAGGCGTGGCGTTGATCGTCGAGGCACTGGGGCCGGAGGTTCTGGAACTGGTCGAACGCGCGGCGGAGTGACTGGTGGTCCGAGCCGTGCCGTGGGATGAACGGCACGGGAGGATCGTGGCATGGCTATTCTAAAGACGCTGCGCATGGTCGTGGGCGACGCGCATGTTCTGACGGGCGCGGATGCGGCGTCCTTCGCAAAGGATTGGACCGGACAGTACGAGGGTGAGCCGCTTTGCGCCGTGCGGCCCGCGAATGTACAGGAGGTCGCTGGCGTCGTTCGGGCCGCTGCGGAGGCTGGCGTTGCTGTCGTGCCCGTGGCGGGGAACACCGGATTGATGGGCGGCACGCACGCGCCGGGTCGCATCGCGCTTTCGCTGGAGCGGATGAACGCCGTGCGCGAGGTGCGGACAGAGTCGCGGCTGGCGATCGTCGAGGCGGGCGTTGTGCTCAGCCAGTTGCACGACGCGGTGGACCAGCATGGGCTGGTCTTTCCGCTGACCTTCGGCGCGAAGGGATCGGCACGGATCGGCGGTGTGCTAGGAACGAACGCGGGTGGCTCTAACGTCCTGCGCTATGGGAGCACTCGGGCGCTGTGTCTGGGCTTGGAAGTCGTGATGGCCGACGGGCGGGTGCTGGATACCATGTCCGAACTGGTGAAGGACAACTCCGGCTATGATCTGCGCGACCTGTTCATCGGTGCGGAGGGCACCTTGGGGATCGTAACGGCGGCGGTGTTGCGCTTGTTTCCGAAGCCCGCCGCCTATGCCACCGCGATGGTCGCGGTGCCGTCGGTCAGCGATGCGCTGGGGTTGCTGAACCAGTTGCAAACCGCGACGGGCGGCGCGGTAGAGGCGTTCGAATATATGCCGCGCAGCTATTTCGATGCGTGGGGCAAACGCGAGCCGGGCAAGCGCCCGCCGTTCGCGCAGACCTACGATCACGCCGTGATGGTCGAGGTCGGTGCGACCGCACCGCGCGATGCAGAGCCGGGACCGGATGGAGCGGTGCCGGTCCAGGCTTACCTGGAAGAGGTGCTGGGCGAGATGATCGAGGACGGTCGCGCGCTGGATGCCGTCGTTGCGCGGTCAGAGGCGCAGCGGCGCGAGATCTGGGAGCGGCGCGAGATCGCGGGCGAACTGTCCTTGGGGCAGGGTCCGTTCGCGCTGACGGATGTGAGCGTGCCGCTGGACAAGGTCGAGACGTTCCTTAACCGTGCCTACGCGGCGTTGGAGGCCGACGACCCGGACGTGCGGCATCTGGTGGTCAGTCATCTGGGCGACGGGAACGTGCATCTGACCGTGTGGCCGTCGGACGGGGATGCGGGCTATGAGCGCGTGATGGAGATCGTCGAGGATATCACGCAGGACTTGCGTGGATCGTTCTCTGCCGAGCACGGGATCGGGCTGGGCAAGAAGGGCGCGATGGGCCGACGCAAAAATCCGGTGGCTCTGGATGTGATGCGGGCCGTGAAGGCGGCGCTAGATCCGCAGGGGATCATGAATCCCGGGAAGGTGGTGCCAGAAGCTTAGGGGCGCTGCCCCCGCCGCTTTGCGGCTCACCCGAGGTATTTACGGAACGATGAAGTTGGGGTCGCGGGCTGCTGTGGGTGGTGATAGGCGCGCGGGATGATTTCCTTGCGCACCATCCTGACCGACCCGGCCCTACGTTTGACCGCCATCGCCATGTTGACCTTCGGGGGCTTCGCGGCGGCGCTGGCGCCGTACCAGTCGCTTTTGGGTGTACGTTGGTTCGGCTTCTCGGACGCCGCATATTCAGCAATCTACGCGGGCGGGGCAGCTTTGTCCCTTGTCTGCGCGGTGGGCGTCGGGATCGTGACCGACCGTACGGGGCGGCGCCGGAACGCCGCGCGATTGGCGGCTGCGGCCGGGTTGGTCGGTGCGGTTTTGGTGTTTCTGGCCGATGCGCGTTGGGCGTATCTGATCACGCATCTGGTGTTGTTCCCGCTATCCTCGACCCTGTTCGCGCAGCTGTTCACACTGGCGCGGCTGGGGGCATCGACGCACCCGCCCGAGGCGCGCGGCGGGTTGCAGGCGTCGATCCGGGCCTTTTTCGCGATCCCATTTGTAGCGCTGTTGCCGTTGCTGGCGCTGGCCTTCGCAGCGGGGCTGCCGCTGATCTACATCTATGCGATCTGCGGGGTTTCTGCCGGTATCACTCTGGCGATCTTTGCCTTCGCATGGCCGGCCGACGGGGCCACGCGCTGGCAAGACGCGGGATCGGGGTTGAGCTTGCGTGCTGCATTGCAGGAACTGACGGCGCCGTCGGTCCTGATCCGCACCTTTGCGCTGGCCGTCGTGTTGGCCGGTATCCAGCTTTACATGGTGCTGACCGGCCTGATCCTGACCGGCACGGAAGGGCGGGACACCGGAGATGTGGCTTTGTTCTTCGGCATCGTTGCTGGGCTGGAGATTCCTTTCATGCTGATGCTGGGCGGCCCGCTTGCGCGGTTCGGTCCGGCGCGGATGATCGCGGGGGCCGCCGTTTTGCACGCGGTCTTCATCGCGGTGTTTCCGCTGTTGGGTGGAACGGTGGGGGTCTGGGCGCTGCCATTGGTGGCCGCGGCGGGGGCGGCGGTGATACTGACGGTGCCGATGCAGTACCTGCAGGACCTGCTGGGCAGCCGTCCGGGGGCGGGAGGATCGCTGATCGCCCTGTGCAACTTAGGCGCGCAGATCATCGGGGCCGCACTGTTTGCGCTGGGCACATGGGTTGGGGACTATTCCACAGTCGCATGGATCGGCGCGCCGCTGGTGGCGCTTGCGGGGCTGTCGCTTTTGTGGCTCGACCGGCGCTTGGTGGTCTGACCGGCCGAACCCGGCATTGTCATCGCCCGCACGGCCTGTAAAGGATGACGCGGTTTTGCAGGAAGGCTTCATGGACGCGCCATCGACAATCGGTATCGTCGGCACCGGACTGATCGGCGCGGGGTTCGCGGCGCTGG
Protein-coding sequences here:
- a CDS encoding ABC transporter permease gives rise to the protein MTLHRSANTSGSGAAPQPGRAPSPAITIARRELRSGFRNGLKGFRVFLACLTLGIAAIAAVGSVREAITEGLAREGATLLGGDASVEFTYRFANDAERAALEALGTVSEVVEFRSMVTVGEDRALTQVKGVDAAYPLLGDLQLDPPGPLPDALAGDPPGAAMDPVLADRLGLTVGDTFRLGEKDFRLTARIAAEPDNAGGGFDLGPRTLLNTADLDGTGLIQPGTLYETEYRLTLPPEADLDTAEAQLAEALPDSGYRWRDRRNGAPGIQQFVERLSAFLVLVGLAGLAVGGIGVGSAVRAHMVDKTATIATLKTLGAESRTLFAAFAIQIGAVTALAVVLGVALGAALPIAFAPIIEDRLPVPAALSLYPAALAEAALYGILAAALFTLWPLAKAQDIRAAALFREAGGLPSGLPRLPYLLATGAILILLVGLAAWLSGIPMLTLYTAGGLLASFLALLATAWATRRAARVVARQPALRGRTAIRTAFGAVGGPSGEAAAVVLSLGLGLTVLAAVGQIDANLRAAIERDLPDIAPAYFMVDIQPAQIDAIRALEDDTQVEKVEAAPMLRGIITQINGQDATEVAGDHWTLRGDRGVTYSELPPEDTTVTEGVWWRPDYTGPNQISFAAEEAAELGLELGDTLTVNILGRDIEGEITSFREVDFSTAGIGFVLAMNPAALQGAPHTWIATVYADEAAEARILRNVAGDYPNITAIRVRDAIDRVSDILAGVAAAITYGASATLVTGAVVLIGAAAAGTRARVYEAAVLKTVGASRTTILTSFALRWAILGLAAGLVAAVAGAAAGWGVSVFIMETDFRFAPGSALAIIAGGVVLTLLAGLAFAWGPLAARPAQVLRARD
- a CDS encoding arylesterase, producing the protein MRASVGLVAYGVREWALKSVAAICLYGGLVGAAQAEVTVAALGDSLTQGYGLVQSEGFVPQLQAWLRDQGADVTVVNAGVSGDTTAGGLSRVDWTLTPDVDAMIVALGGNDLLRGIDPANSKANLNGILAAADEAGVPVLMIGMEAPGNYGADYKEAFDGMYGELAAEWDVALAEASFLGTLMEIEDRAAASARYMQSDGIHPNAEGVALIVEALGPEVLELVERAAE
- a CDS encoding pyridoxine 5'-phosphate synthase: MTPPLRLGVNIDHVATVRNARGGDLPDPVRAARIAEAAGADGITAHLREDRRHISDADIEALMDALTLPLNFEMAATDEMQAIALRHKPHAVCIVPERRDERTTEGGLEVAREENRLAHFIAPLAEAGCRVSIFIAADPRQIEAAARIGAAVVELHTGAYCDAFAEGRMDDHAEELAKLTEMAVLADELGLEVHAGHGLTYDTVPPIAALPQVVELNIGHFLIGEAIFKGLEPAIKEMRTVMDGARA
- a CDS encoding FAD-binding oxidoreductase — its product is MAILKTLRMVVGDAHVLTGADAASFAKDWTGQYEGEPLCAVRPANVQEVAGVVRAAAEAGVAVVPVAGNTGLMGGTHAPGRIALSLERMNAVREVRTESRLAIVEAGVVLSQLHDAVDQHGLVFPLTFGAKGSARIGGVLGTNAGGSNVLRYGSTRALCLGLEVVMADGRVLDTMSELVKDNSGYDLRDLFIGAEGTLGIVTAAVLRLFPKPAAYATAMVAVPSVSDALGLLNQLQTATGGAVEAFEYMPRSYFDAWGKREPGKRPPFAQTYDHAVMVEVGATAPRDAEPGPDGAVPVQAYLEEVLGEMIEDGRALDAVVARSEAQRREIWERREIAGELSLGQGPFALTDVSVPLDKVETFLNRAYAALEADDPDVRHLVVSHLGDGNVHLTVWPSDGDAGYERVMEIVEDITQDLRGSFSAEHGIGLGKKGAMGRRKNPVALDVMRAVKAALDPQGIMNPGKVVPEA
- a CDS encoding NADPH-dependent FMN reductase, which gives rise to MTKTILAFGASNSKASINHQLALRVGDLVAAELGDARVTSLLLHDFDMPVYSIDRENADGIPAPAQAFIDALAAADGVVISFAEHNGSLTAAFKNVFDWASRIDGKVYQGKPLLALATSPGARGGQSVLDHAAAQAPFRGAASVEVFSLPSFGETFADGAVLDGEHAKRLAQAVAAFAERV
- a CDS encoding ABC transporter ATP-binding protein; amino-acid sequence: MPDTILSLNDADLTLDGNAGPVDILRGITLDVTRGETVGLVGPSGSGKSSLLMVMGGLERATGGSVHALDHDLTAMNEDALARFRRSHMGVVFQSFHLIPTMTALENVATPLELAGHSDAFDRAAAELDAVGLGKRQHHYPSELSGGEQQRVALARAAAPRPEILLADEPTGNLDGPTGETIMDLLFALNDRHGATLILVTHAPDLAARCSRTIRLEDGRLAPDRAAAE
- a CDS encoding DUF2062 domain-containing protein; this encodes MFKRRTPRSTLAAFGRALWPRGGWLRAGQYMAYRVRRLPDPAYKISRGIAAGVFVSFTPFFGLHFLLAAGLAWIMGGNLLAALLATFTGNPITFPIIAGLSVEMGSWMLGRPNALPLGEVFNAFSGVSLELWLNARAIFTDDLVQWTRLDWFFDRVFLPYLIGGIVPGVIAGVTAYILSRPLIAAYQKARIKRLKTRFAKRREIAEKAIVARRKETNI